The Tripterygium wilfordii isolate XIE 37 chromosome 17, ASM1340144v1, whole genome shotgun sequence genome has a window encoding:
- the LOC119982917 gene encoding F-box protein At4g00755 → MGTCVDFVNSLDLDMSMKILMCLEDVSDLARICAVSCSWRHFVVENGLCKSFCVRLFPQLSRVGYVIENCCEKKLVEFECSSSRHVEREFLEKEHKVYMFLARGVTSFAIRKCISDAISASSTDNFPAESINNTLDSRDRIGRRASYWSSKGQKNPAVPERLTYKLVSNICVINEISIHPFEAYFQFGHPIYSAKSVRFRMGHSKIPIDDHMGDTHWDLVDDQLVWTYTSQEFPVAQENRLQTFVLPQPVLCIGGIFQIELLGRVQKQEMDGLFYICVSHVQVMGRSLSPAFDVEILKPSGEFALKVLSYTQPNPPEDSPVTTASSEYLLRRVRDLAQIVNMLQGDVGVHEDYEWEEEDVEADDEFPL, encoded by the exons ATGGGGACTTGTGTAGATTTTGTGAACTCTCTTGACCTTGACATGTCAATGAAGATTTTGATGTGCTTGGAAGATGTTTCCGATCTTGCCCGCATTTGTGCTGTCTCATGCTCTTGGCGACATTTTG TGGTTGAAAATGGTCTATGTAAGAGTTTCTGTGTCAGACTGTTTCCTCAATTATCTAGAGTTGGTTACGTCATCGAAAACTGTTGTGAGAAGAAGCTTGTAGAATTTGAATGTAGCAGTAGCCGACATGTGGAAAGGGAATTTTTGGAGAAGGAACATAAAGTTTATATGTTTTTGGCGCGAGGTGTTACGTCATTTGCTATAAGGAAGTGTATTTCAGATGCAATCAGTGCTTCTAGTACTGATAATTTCCCGGCTGAAAGCATTAATAATACTCTGGATTCAAGAGATAGAATTGGGCGGAGAGCTTCGTACTGGTCCAGCAAAGGACAAAAGAACCCTGCAGTACCTGAAAGACTGACTTATAAGTTGGTTTCCAACATTTGTGTCATTAATGAAATAAGCATACATCCTTTTGAAG CTTATTTTCAATTTGGCCACCCCATATATTCTGCCAAATCTGTACGATTTCGTATGGGTCATTCCAAAATCCCCATAGATGATCATATGGGTGATACACACTGGGATCTTGTTGATGACCAGCTTGTGTGGACTTACACTTCACAGGAATTTCCAGTGGCTCAG GAAAACCGTTTGCAGACTTTTGTGCTTCCACAGCCTGTTCTATGCATTGGTGGAATTTTCCAGATTGAGCTGTTGGGTAGAGTTCAGAAACAAGAAATGGATGGCTTGTTCTATATTTG CGTGTCTCATGTTCAAGTTATGGGGCGGTCACTATCACCTGCATTTgatgttgaaattctcaaacCGTCTGGAGAGTTTGCCCTGAAGGTTCTGAGTTACACCCAACCAAATCCCCCCGAAGACAGTCCAGTTACCACTGCTTCTAGTGAATATTTGCTGAGGCGTGTACGGGATTTGGCGCAGATAGTGAACATGTTGCAAGGAGATGTTGGAGTACATGAAGACTATGAATGGGAGGAAGAGGATGTTGAAGCAGACGACGAATTTCCTCTGTAA
- the LOC119982291 gene encoding probable methyltransferase PMT15, whose translation MAAFTVKPKHTSLSYVLMLSILCTLSYFIAIWKHSPSATTIRNAIQCNFLNQTTTTAVINLDFSSHHQAQDPPSTEATVLDFPPCDSDFTEYTPCEDVERSLKFDRDRNIYRERHCPEKKELLKCRVPPPFGYKVPFRWPESRDLAWYANVPHKELTVEKKNQNWVHFEGDRFRFPGGGTMFSHGADAYIDDIGKLINLSDGSIRTAIDTGCGVASWGAYLQSRNILTMSFAPRDTHEAQVQFALERGVPALIGVLASIRLPYPSRAFDMAHCSRCLIPWGQYDGLYLIEVDRILRPGGYWILSGPPINWEKYWKGWGRSREDLQAEQTKIESIAKSLCWKKLKQKGDLAIWQKPTNHIHCKANRRVFKQPRFCNPKSPEDKGWYTKLEKCLTPLPEVSNIQEIAGGQLAKWPERLTSIPPRISSGSLGGITADNFRENTELWKKRVAYYKTLDYQLAERGRYRNLLDMNAHLGGFAAALVDDPVWVMNIVPVEAEINTLGVIYERGLIGTYQNWCEAMSTYPRTYDFIHADSVFSLYKDRCGMEDILLEMDRILRPEGSVIIRDDVDVLTKMKNMIDVMEWDGRIMDHENGPHEREKILVAVKQYWTSPAPKQNQQGTSTA comes from the exons ATGGCTGCATTCACAGTGAAACCCAAACACACCAGTCTATCCTATGTACTCATGCTCTCAATCCTCTGCACACTCTCCTATTTCATCGCTATATGGAAACATTCCCCCTCCGCCACCACCATTCGCAACGCAATCCAATGCAATTTCCTCAACcaaaccaccaccaccgccgtCATCAATCTCGACTTCTCCTCCCACCACCAGGCCCAAGACCCGCCGTCCACGGAGGCGACTGTGCTTGACTTCCCTCCCTGCGACTCCGATTTCACCGAATACACGCCCTGCGAGGATGTGGAGCGATCGCTGAAATTCGATCGGGATAGGAATATATACAGAGAAAGGCACTGCCCGGAGAAGAAAGAGTTGTTGAAGTGTCGCGTGCCGCCTCCGTTCGGGTACAAGGTCCCATTCCGGTGGCCCGAGAGCAGGGACTTGGCCTGGTATGCGAATGTGCCTCACAAGGAACTGACTGTGGAGAAGAAGAACCAGAATTGGGTTCATTTCGAAGGGGACCGGTTCAGGTTTCCGGGCGGAGGGACCATGTTTTCTCACGGTGCGGATGCGTATATTGATGATATTGGGAAATTGATTAATCTCTCAGACGGGTCGATCAGGACCGCCATTGATACAGGGTGCGGG GTTGCGAGTTGGGGAGCTTACCTTCAATCGCGGAACATCCTAACAATGTCATTTGCTCCAAGGGACACACACGAAGCTCAAGTGCAATTCGCTCTTGAGCGAGGAGTCCCAGCATTGATTGGAGTTCTTGCTTCAATTAGGCTTCCTTACCCTTCAAGAGCCTTTGACATGGCTCATTGCTCACGCTGCCTTATTCCTTGGGGCCAATATG ATGGACTTTACTTGATCGAAGTTGATCGAATTCTACGTCCTGGTGGGTACTGGATTCTATCCGGGCCGCCAATAAACTGGGAGAAATATTGGAAAGGTTGGGGCAGATCCAGAGAGGACCTGCAAGCAGAGCAAACTAAGATTGAGAGCATTGCGAAAAGCCTGTGCTGGAAAAAATTGAAGCAGAAGGGGGACCTTGCTATTTGGCAAAAACCCACTAATCATATCCACTGTAAAGCCAACCGTAGAGTGTTCAAACAGCCACGCTTTTGCAATCCAAAGAGTCCGGAGGACAAGGGATG GTACACCAAACTGGAGAAATGTTTGACTCCCCTGCCAGAAGTGTCCAACATTCAAGAAATTGCCGGTGGGCAGTTGGCAAAATGGCCAGAGAGGTTGACTTCAATTCCTCCCAGAATTAGCAGTGGAAGTTTGGGTGGAATCACAGCAGATAATTTCCGAGAAAACACAGAGCTATGGAAGAAGCGAGTTGCATACTACAAAACTTTGGACTATCAGCTAGCGGAGCGTGGTCGGTATCGCAACTTGCTCGACATGAATGCTCACTTAGGAGGCTTTGCAGCTGCACTCGTTGATGATCCTGTATGGGTTATGAACATTGTCCCTGTTGAGGCTGAGATCAATACTCTTGGCGTCATCTACGAACGTGGATTGATCGGAACGTATCAGAACTG GTGTGAAGCAATGTCTACTTATCCAAGAACATACGATTTCATTCATGCTGATTCAGTTTTTAGCCTATACAAGGACAG ATGCGGAATGGAAGATATACTGCTAGAGATGGATCGGATATTGAGGCCGGAAGGAAGTGTGATTATCCGAGATGATGTCGATGTTCTGACAAAGATGAAGAACATGATAGATGTTATGGAATGGGATGGGAGGATCATGGACCATGAAAACGGACCCCATGAGAGGGAGAAGATTCTTGTTGCAGTGAAACAGTATTGGACCTCACCAGCccctaaacaaaatcaacaagGAACCTCAACAGCTTGA
- the LOC119982076 gene encoding homeobox-leucine zipper protein ANTHOCYANINLESS 2-like isoform X2: protein MLYKTNTNSMPTGAIAQPRFMIHSPNKSMFNSPGLSLALQPNSDGLIERPRMMDNFEGNNSLGRRSREEEHEMSRSGSDNVDGVSGDDQDAADKPPRKKRYHRHTPQQIQELEALFKECPHPDEKQRLELSRRLRLETRQVKFWFQNRRTQMKTQLERHENSLLRQENDKLRAENMSIRDAMRNPICTNCGGPAVIGEISIEEQHLRIENARLKDELDRVCGLAGKFLGRPVSSLASSMASLMPNSSLELGVGVGSNGFGGLSSTTVATTLPLGPDFGTGISNSALAVVPQSRTDVTGLDRSVERSMVLELALAAMDELVKMAQTDEPLWIRSVEGGKEMLNQEEYMRSFTPCIGLKPNGFVTEASRETGVVIINSLALVETLMDSNRWAEMFPCLIARTSTTDVISSGMGGTRNGALQLMQAELQVLSPLVPVREVNFLRFCKQLAEGVWAVVDVSNDSISETSCAPTFLNCRRLPSGCVVQDMPNGYSKVTWVEHAEYDESQVHQLYRHLVGSGMGFGAQRWVATLQRQCECLAILMSSNVSSRDHTAITPGGRRSMLKLAQRMTDNFFAGVCASTVHKWNKLNAGNVDEDVRVMTRKSVDDPGVLSAATSVWLPVSPQRLFDFLRDERLRSEWDILSNGGPMQEMAHIAKGQDHGNCVSLLRANAMNSNQSSMLILQETCIDAAGSLVVYAPVDIPAMHVVMNGGDSAYVALLPSGFAIVPDGPGSRGPTPTQNGLANGGPPRVSGSLLTVGFQILVNTLPTAKLTVESVETVNNLISCTVQKIKAALQCES, encoded by the exons ATGCTTTACAAAACCAACACAAACAGTATGCCCACTGGAGCAATCGCGCAACCACGCTTTATGATTCACTCTCCCAACAAATCCATGTTCAACTCTCCAGGCCTCTCTCTCGCTCTG caaccaaacagtgATGGACTTATTGAAAGACCGAGAATGATGGACAACTTCGAGGGGAATAACAGTTTGGGTAGGAGGAGCCGAGAAGAGGAACACGAGATGAGCAGATCTGGGAGTGATAACGTGGATGGTGTCTCCGGTGATGATCAAGACGCCGCCGACAAGCCTCCAAGGAAGAAACGTTATCACCGACACACTCCCCAACAAATCCAAGAACTCGAAGC TCTGTTCAAAGAGTGCCCTCATCCTGATGAGAAACAGCGTCTTGAGCTTAGCAGAAGGTTACGTTTGGAGACCAGGCAAGTCAAGTTCTGGTTCCAAAATCGCCGAACCCAAATGAAG ACCCAATTGGAGAGGCACGAGAATTCGCTACTGAGACAAGAGAACGATAAGCTCCGAGCCGAGAACATGTCAATCAGAGACGCTATGAGAAACCCAATTTGTACAAACTGTGGTGGTCCAGCCGTAATCGGTGAAATCTCAATCGAAGAGCAGCACCTAAGGATCGAGAATGCTCGCTTAAAGGACGAATTGGATCGTGTTTGCGGGCTTGCGGGCAAGTTCTTGGGGAGACCAGTTTCATCACTGGCTTCATCAATGGCATCCCTAATGCCAAACTCGAGTTTGGAACTCGGAGTGGGAGTGGGTAGCAATGGATTTGGTGGGTTGAGTAGTACTACTGTGGCTACAACACTCCCTTTGGGGCCTGATTTTGGGACTGGGATTTCGAATAGTGCTTTGGCTGTTGTCCCCCAATCGAGAACAGATGTGACCGGGCTCGATCGATCCGTGGAGAGATCGATGGTTCTGGAACTTGCCTTAGCTGCCATGGATGAATTGGTCAAGATGGCACAAACTGATGAGCCTCTATGGATCAGGAGTGTTGAAGGAGGAAAAGAAATGTTGAATCAAGAGGAGTATATGAGGTCTTTCACtccttgcattggattgaaacCAAATGGGTTTGTCACTGAAGCTTCTAGAGAGACTGGTGTGGTTATCATCAACAGTTTGGCCCTTGTAGAGACTTTGATGGACTCG AATCGCTGGGCGGAGATGTTCCCATGTTTGATAGCCAGAACTTCTACTACTGATGTGATTTCCAGTGGCATGGGAGGCACAAGAAACGGTGCACTTCAGCTG ATGCAAGCGGAGCTGCAAGTGCTTTCACCACTGGTGCCGGTGCGGGAGGTGAACTTCCTGCGGTTCTGTAAACAACTGGCAGAAGGTGTGTGGGCGGTGGTGGATGTGTCAAATGACTCAATCAGTGAAACTTCTTGCGCACCAACGTTTTTGAACTGCAGGAGACTGCCTTCTGGTTGTGTGGTGCAAGATATGCCAAATGGCTACTCCAAG GTTACATGGGTTGAACATGCAGAATACGACGAAAGTCAAGTTCACCAGCTCTACCGACACCTAGTTGGTTCCGGCATGGGATTTGGTGCCCAGCGTTGGGTAGCTACCCTTCAAAGACAATGCGAATGCCTTGCCATCCTCATGTCCTCTAATGTCTCCTCTAGAGACCATActg CCATAACACCGGGCGGTAGGCGAAGCATGTTGAAGCTAGCGCAGCGAATGACAGATAATTTCTTTGCGGGGGTTTGTGCATCAACCGTCCACAAGTGGAACAAGCTCAATGCTGGTAATGTTGATGAAGATGTCCGGGTCATGACCCGAAAGAGTGTGGATGATCCAGGTGTGTTGAGTGCTGCCACCTCAGTCTGGCTGCCTGTTTCTCCACAGAGACTCTTCGACTTTCTCCGTGATGAACGGCTCAGAAGTGAATGGGATATTCTATCCAACGGGGGTCCTATGCAGGAGATGGCCCACATTGCCAAGGGCCAAGATCACGGCAACTGCGTATCCCTTCTTCGTGCCAAC GCTATGAACTCGAACCAGAGTAGCATGCTGATACTGCAGGAGACGTGCATAGACGCGGCGGGATCGCTTGTAGTGTACGCGCCCGTTGACATTCCTGCCATGCACGTGGTCATGAACGGTGGAGATTCTGCTTACGTCGCACTCCTCCCCTCGGGTTTCGCGATCGTACCGGATGGGCCTGGTTCTCGTGGGCCCACGCCAACTCAGAATGGGCTGGCCAATGGTGGGCCACCAAGAGTGAGCGGGTCCCTCCTCACTGTGGGTTTCCAGATATTGGTGAATACTCTGCCTACCGCCAAGCTGACGGTGGAGTCGGTGGAGACAGTTAACAACCTCATCTCGTGCACTGTCCAAAAGATCAAAGCTGCTCTTCAGTGCGAGAGTTAG
- the LOC119982076 gene encoding homeobox-leucine zipper protein ANTHOCYANINLESS 2-like isoform X1, with protein MLYKTNTNSMPTGAIAQPRFMIHSPNKSMFNSPGLSLALQQPNSDGLIERPRMMDNFEGNNSLGRRSREEEHEMSRSGSDNVDGVSGDDQDAADKPPRKKRYHRHTPQQIQELEALFKECPHPDEKQRLELSRRLRLETRQVKFWFQNRRTQMKTQLERHENSLLRQENDKLRAENMSIRDAMRNPICTNCGGPAVIGEISIEEQHLRIENARLKDELDRVCGLAGKFLGRPVSSLASSMASLMPNSSLELGVGVGSNGFGGLSSTTVATTLPLGPDFGTGISNSALAVVPQSRTDVTGLDRSVERSMVLELALAAMDELVKMAQTDEPLWIRSVEGGKEMLNQEEYMRSFTPCIGLKPNGFVTEASRETGVVIINSLALVETLMDSNRWAEMFPCLIARTSTTDVISSGMGGTRNGALQLMQAELQVLSPLVPVREVNFLRFCKQLAEGVWAVVDVSNDSISETSCAPTFLNCRRLPSGCVVQDMPNGYSKVTWVEHAEYDESQVHQLYRHLVGSGMGFGAQRWVATLQRQCECLAILMSSNVSSRDHTAITPGGRRSMLKLAQRMTDNFFAGVCASTVHKWNKLNAGNVDEDVRVMTRKSVDDPGVLSAATSVWLPVSPQRLFDFLRDERLRSEWDILSNGGPMQEMAHIAKGQDHGNCVSLLRANAMNSNQSSMLILQETCIDAAGSLVVYAPVDIPAMHVVMNGGDSAYVALLPSGFAIVPDGPGSRGPTPTQNGLANGGPPRVSGSLLTVGFQILVNTLPTAKLTVESVETVNNLISCTVQKIKAALQCES; from the exons ATGCTTTACAAAACCAACACAAACAGTATGCCCACTGGAGCAATCGCGCAACCACGCTTTATGATTCACTCTCCCAACAAATCCATGTTCAACTCTCCAGGCCTCTCTCTCGCTCTG cagcaaccaaacagtgATGGACTTATTGAAAGACCGAGAATGATGGACAACTTCGAGGGGAATAACAGTTTGGGTAGGAGGAGCCGAGAAGAGGAACACGAGATGAGCAGATCTGGGAGTGATAACGTGGATGGTGTCTCCGGTGATGATCAAGACGCCGCCGACAAGCCTCCAAGGAAGAAACGTTATCACCGACACACTCCCCAACAAATCCAAGAACTCGAAGC TCTGTTCAAAGAGTGCCCTCATCCTGATGAGAAACAGCGTCTTGAGCTTAGCAGAAGGTTACGTTTGGAGACCAGGCAAGTCAAGTTCTGGTTCCAAAATCGCCGAACCCAAATGAAG ACCCAATTGGAGAGGCACGAGAATTCGCTACTGAGACAAGAGAACGATAAGCTCCGAGCCGAGAACATGTCAATCAGAGACGCTATGAGAAACCCAATTTGTACAAACTGTGGTGGTCCAGCCGTAATCGGTGAAATCTCAATCGAAGAGCAGCACCTAAGGATCGAGAATGCTCGCTTAAAGGACGAATTGGATCGTGTTTGCGGGCTTGCGGGCAAGTTCTTGGGGAGACCAGTTTCATCACTGGCTTCATCAATGGCATCCCTAATGCCAAACTCGAGTTTGGAACTCGGAGTGGGAGTGGGTAGCAATGGATTTGGTGGGTTGAGTAGTACTACTGTGGCTACAACACTCCCTTTGGGGCCTGATTTTGGGACTGGGATTTCGAATAGTGCTTTGGCTGTTGTCCCCCAATCGAGAACAGATGTGACCGGGCTCGATCGATCCGTGGAGAGATCGATGGTTCTGGAACTTGCCTTAGCTGCCATGGATGAATTGGTCAAGATGGCACAAACTGATGAGCCTCTATGGATCAGGAGTGTTGAAGGAGGAAAAGAAATGTTGAATCAAGAGGAGTATATGAGGTCTTTCACtccttgcattggattgaaacCAAATGGGTTTGTCACTGAAGCTTCTAGAGAGACTGGTGTGGTTATCATCAACAGTTTGGCCCTTGTAGAGACTTTGATGGACTCG AATCGCTGGGCGGAGATGTTCCCATGTTTGATAGCCAGAACTTCTACTACTGATGTGATTTCCAGTGGCATGGGAGGCACAAGAAACGGTGCACTTCAGCTG ATGCAAGCGGAGCTGCAAGTGCTTTCACCACTGGTGCCGGTGCGGGAGGTGAACTTCCTGCGGTTCTGTAAACAACTGGCAGAAGGTGTGTGGGCGGTGGTGGATGTGTCAAATGACTCAATCAGTGAAACTTCTTGCGCACCAACGTTTTTGAACTGCAGGAGACTGCCTTCTGGTTGTGTGGTGCAAGATATGCCAAATGGCTACTCCAAG GTTACATGGGTTGAACATGCAGAATACGACGAAAGTCAAGTTCACCAGCTCTACCGACACCTAGTTGGTTCCGGCATGGGATTTGGTGCCCAGCGTTGGGTAGCTACCCTTCAAAGACAATGCGAATGCCTTGCCATCCTCATGTCCTCTAATGTCTCCTCTAGAGACCATActg CCATAACACCGGGCGGTAGGCGAAGCATGTTGAAGCTAGCGCAGCGAATGACAGATAATTTCTTTGCGGGGGTTTGTGCATCAACCGTCCACAAGTGGAACAAGCTCAATGCTGGTAATGTTGATGAAGATGTCCGGGTCATGACCCGAAAGAGTGTGGATGATCCAGGTGTGTTGAGTGCTGCCACCTCAGTCTGGCTGCCTGTTTCTCCACAGAGACTCTTCGACTTTCTCCGTGATGAACGGCTCAGAAGTGAATGGGATATTCTATCCAACGGGGGTCCTATGCAGGAGATGGCCCACATTGCCAAGGGCCAAGATCACGGCAACTGCGTATCCCTTCTTCGTGCCAAC GCTATGAACTCGAACCAGAGTAGCATGCTGATACTGCAGGAGACGTGCATAGACGCGGCGGGATCGCTTGTAGTGTACGCGCCCGTTGACATTCCTGCCATGCACGTGGTCATGAACGGTGGAGATTCTGCTTACGTCGCACTCCTCCCCTCGGGTTTCGCGATCGTACCGGATGGGCCTGGTTCTCGTGGGCCCACGCCAACTCAGAATGGGCTGGCCAATGGTGGGCCACCAAGAGTGAGCGGGTCCCTCCTCACTGTGGGTTTCCAGATATTGGTGAATACTCTGCCTACCGCCAAGCTGACGGTGGAGTCGGTGGAGACAGTTAACAACCTCATCTCGTGCACTGTCCAAAAGATCAAAGCTGCTCTTCAGTGCGAGAGTTAG